The Geovibrio ferrireducens genome contains the following window.
TGCGCCCTGCATCTTGAGCACTGCCTCGTCAAGGCCTTCTGCCGCTGCCTTTTTCAGCCAGTTTCGCAAATCTGCCCCGCAGTAGCCGCTGCCATCCTTAAGAATATTAACGTTTTCCAGAGCGGAAGTTTTTGTGCCGATCTCCGCCATATCCTCATAGCCGATGTAGTGGAGGAATGCGGTATTGATATAATAGATTTTTTCAAGGTCAGTAATGAGATAAAACTCCGCAGAGTTTTCCATAACAAGGCGGAGCAGCCTGTCTTTCTTGGCTTTTTCCTTCTGCTGAATAATATTGAGCGCAACTTCGCTGAGCAGGCTTCTGAGCTTTTTGATGTCCACAGGCTTTTTTATGTATTTCATTGCGCCTATGTCTATGGAACCGACGAGATATTTCTCATCATCGTACCCGGTGGTTATTATAATAGGTACGTCCGCGTTCTCTTTCCTTATCTCTTCCGCCATTTCAAGCCCGTTCATGAGCGGCATCTGAATATCGGTTATAATAATGTCCGGCTTCTCGGTTTTGAAAACCTCAAGCCCTTCTATTCCGTCGGACGCACTGTAGACCACGCCGAAGTTCTTGCTGAGGAAGCCGGAAAGCTTATCCCTCGCATCTGATTCATCTTCAACACAAAGTATCGTGATTTCCTTCATTGCTTCAGGGAAATCTTCCGCCCATTTGTTCATCTCAACCTTCATAACTTACATAATAATATTTATCAAACATAATGACAGGGTAAAATTACCTGTCGCTAACACTTTTTTCCTGCATAGCCTCTGCCATTGCCTTCAGAAGCGAATGCGCAAAAACCGGTTTTTTAATGATTGCTTTCCCTTCCGTTATGATACCCTTTCCTCTCAGGGATTCGTCATCATACCCTGTCATGTAGATTATCGGCAGGTTTCCGTATTTCTCAAGGAGAGCCTCAGCAGCCATCACACTGCCTGAATCCGCCAGCACCATATCTATCACCGCAATGGAGACCTCTCCGAGATATTCCAGCTTATTATACATGGACGGATAACCGTCAAAACACACTGCTCTGTACCCGAACTCGCTGAGCATGGTCTCTATGCCTTCCCTGACTCCCGGATCATCATCAATCACAACAACAGAGCCGCTGAGCTTCACCAGACTGTCCGCTGTTGCAGCGGCGAATGATATTTCATCTATGTCAATAAGGGGAAACTCCAGCGTAAAAACAGTCCCCTGACCCAGCACGCTTTCACAAAAGATCTTTGCCCCGTGAGAGTCCATGAGGTCTTTGACTATGGCAAGCCCAAGCCCCGTCCCCTTTCCTTCGCTCTTAGTGGTAAAGAAGGGCTTGAAAATATTCGCCAGAACATCAGCGGGCATCCCTGTCCCGGTATCCCCTATGCGGATCAGCACGCTCTTTCCTGAAAGGCTTTTAGAGGCCGATACTGTGAGCAGCCCACCGTCCGGCATAGCATCCCTTGCATTGTTTGCAAGGTTAAGGAGAATCTGCTCAATCTGTGATTCTATAGCTCTTATTCTGGCGCCTCCGCATTCCGTCTCCACATCTATTACAATGTCCTCC
Protein-coding sequences here:
- a CDS encoding GGDEF domain-containing response regulator, translating into MKEITILCVEDESDARDKLSGFLSKNFGVVYSASDGIEGLEVFKTEKPDIIITDIQMPLMNGLEMAEEIRKENADVPIIITTGYDDEKYLVGSIDIGAMKYIKKPVDIKKLRSLLSEVALNIIQQKEKAKKDRLLRLVMENSAEFYLITDLEKIYYINTAFLHYIGYEDMAEIGTKTSALENVNILKDGSGYCGADLRNWLKKAAAEGLDEAVLKMQGAGKLKSEAKNFLVRINKVEEESSVLVSMVDISNLEASTVMRETPAMVDPLTGVVNRQKFVEELDRELYRVQRYTRPLCLILFDIDGFSEINERYGRQVGDSIIKEIAHLVKQNVRVVDTFARYGGEEFVVLAPETDLNGGFALADKIRGKIERQQFSHVGRVTCSFGVTEYVLLQSRDLLIKTADDALYMAKSRGRNRVEKVAFL